One Paraburkholderia dioscoreae DNA segment encodes these proteins:
- a CDS encoding bifunctional diguanylate cyclase/phosphodiesterase codes for MSQSRFSDQREAKPRRDPAVSRRRAFLAIPALGVLVLILLWTVIFARLSVEKEATYREAMASAAILSAALEQHTVKAIHQVDQITRFVKFEFEKTPNHFDLASTVEKGVVQSETLVQVSLIDEHGTLIANTAELNPRHIDLSDREHFKVHEHENDDQLYISKPVLGRVSGHWTLQMTRRLNHPDGSFAGVVVVSEDPSYFTSDFYNNAAIGREGVIAVISDSGAVLARRTGTADTASGAFSASGSYPTSEHVSGTYVDSIDNVTRIVSYRHIDGYPLGVLVGLSQAEEFADYNHTRNVYLLMAGFISLAMLSFFAVATGLIGKLLGREREMTHLVEYDLLTGLRNRYATLQSLRHDVAQPANLGRLAILFIDLDNFKTVNDTLGHNAGDIVLQMTASRLAIAVADGGALSRIGGDEFVVVIKGDDVEKRAVTLAEAAAEAFAKPFEVRGSSFVLHASIGIALYSVANESEIDLLKKADLAMYSAKDAGKNCYQFYSPQLSHRADHLMKWEQQLRVALAEGQLFLAYQPKIDLTRRCITGFEALVRWNHPQHGLIPANEFIPVAESTGLIVPIGDFVIETACRQLALWQQQGYDTLSLAVNISAVQFWRGDLYETISHAIEESGISARRLELEITETAMMEYPELVSEKIFALKRLGVRIALDDFGTGYSSLSYLNRFSVDTLKVDRSFIQAIPGDRSVCVMVTAIVNLARSLGLTVVVEGTETEEQIAWLAALGHIEAQGFLFSRPVPVDAIPALLERFGVCGMTGTSRQAARDADSTTSVNTNT; via the coding sequence ATGAGCCAGTCCCGCTTCTCAGACCAGCGCGAAGCCAAACCCCGCCGCGATCCCGCAGTGTCGCGCCGTCGCGCGTTTCTCGCTATTCCCGCGCTCGGCGTTCTGGTCCTGATCCTGCTTTGGACGGTGATCTTCGCGCGTCTCTCGGTCGAGAAAGAAGCCACGTATCGTGAAGCCATGGCCTCTGCCGCGATTCTTTCCGCAGCGCTGGAGCAGCACACGGTCAAGGCGATTCATCAGGTCGACCAGATCACCCGCTTCGTCAAATTCGAGTTCGAGAAGACGCCGAATCATTTCGATCTCGCGAGCACGGTGGAAAAAGGCGTCGTGCAAAGCGAGACGCTGGTGCAGGTGTCGCTGATCGACGAACACGGCACCTTGATCGCCAACACGGCCGAACTCAATCCCCGGCACATCGATCTGTCCGACCGCGAACACTTCAAGGTTCACGAACACGAAAACGACGACCAGTTGTATATCAGCAAACCCGTGCTCGGCCGCGTGTCCGGTCACTGGACCTTGCAGATGACGCGGCGTCTGAATCATCCGGACGGCTCGTTCGCGGGCGTGGTGGTGGTGTCCGAAGACCCCAGCTATTTCACCTCCGACTTCTACAACAACGCGGCCATCGGCCGTGAAGGCGTGATCGCGGTGATTTCGGACAGCGGCGCGGTACTGGCGAGGCGCACCGGCACCGCCGACACCGCGAGCGGCGCCTTCTCGGCGAGCGGTTCGTATCCGACTTCGGAGCACGTGTCGGGCACCTATGTCGATTCGATCGACAACGTCACGCGCATCGTGTCGTACCGGCACATCGACGGTTATCCGCTCGGCGTGCTGGTGGGTCTGTCGCAAGCAGAAGAATTCGCCGACTACAACCACACGCGCAATGTCTATCTGCTAATGGCGGGGTTCATCTCGCTCGCCATGCTGAGCTTCTTCGCCGTGGCCACCGGCCTGATCGGCAAGCTGCTCGGTCGCGAGCGCGAAATGACACATCTGGTCGAATACGATCTGCTCACCGGCCTGCGTAATCGCTATGCCACGCTGCAAAGCCTGCGGCACGACGTCGCGCAACCGGCCAACCTCGGCCGCCTCGCGATCCTCTTTATCGACCTCGACAACTTCAAGACCGTCAACGACACGCTCGGCCACAACGCCGGCGACATCGTGCTGCAAATGACGGCCTCGCGGCTCGCCATCGCGGTGGCCGACGGCGGCGCGCTGAGCCGCATCGGCGGCGACGAGTTCGTGGTCGTGATCAAGGGCGACGACGTCGAGAAGCGTGCCGTCACGCTGGCCGAAGCCGCGGCCGAAGCGTTCGCCAAACCGTTCGAAGTACGCGGCAGTTCGTTCGTGCTGCACGCGAGCATCGGCATTGCGCTGTACTCGGTCGCCAACGAAAGCGAAATCGACCTGCTGAAAAAAGCCGACCTCGCCATGTACAGCGCGAAAGACGCGGGCAAGAACTGCTACCAGTTCTATTCACCGCAACTGTCGCATCGCGCCGATCATTTGATGAAGTGGGAACAGCAATTGCGCGTGGCGCTCGCCGAAGGGCAACTGTTTCTCGCCTATCAGCCGAAGATCGATCTGACACGCCGCTGCATTACCGGCTTCGAAGCGCTGGTGCGCTGGAATCATCCACAGCACGGTTTGATTCCGGCGAACGAATTCATTCCGGTCGCCGAATCCACCGGCCTGATCGTGCCGATCGGCGACTTCGTGATCGAGACCGCCTGCCGTCAGCTCGCGCTGTGGCAGCAGCAAGGCTACGACACGCTGTCGCTCGCGGTGAACATTTCGGCGGTGCAGTTCTGGCGCGGCGACTTGTACGAAACCATCTCGCACGCCATCGAGGAAAGCGGCATTTCCGCACGCCGCCTCGAACTGGAAATCACCGAAACGGCGATGATGGAATATCCCGAACTCGTCTCGGAGAAAATTTTCGCGTTGAAGCGCCTCGGCGTGCGCATCGCGCTCGACGATTTCGGCACCGGTTATTCGTCGCTGTCCTACCTGAACCGTTTCTCGGTGGACACGCTGAAAGTGGACCGTTCGTTCATCCAGGCAATTCCGGGCGACCGCAGCGTCTGCGTGATGGTCACCGCGATCGTCAATCTGGCGCGTTCGCTCGGGCTCACGGTGGTGGTCGAAGGCACCGAGACCGAAGAGCAGATTGCCTGGCTTGCCGCGCTCGGACATATCGAGGCGCAGGGCTTCCTGTTCTCGCGTCCGGTGCCGGTGGACGCGATTCCCGCGCTGCTGGAACGCTTCGGCGTCTGCGGCATGACGGGCACGAGCCGGCAGGCCGCGCGCGACGCGGATAGCACCACCAGCGTCAACACCAACACGTGA
- the parC gene encoding DNA topoisomerase IV subunit A, with protein MDDDNTLDLFTAPPPPEGDFLTLGNYAERAYLDYAVSVVKGRALPDVCDGQKPVQRRILFAMNDMGLSDNAKPVKSARVVGDVLGKYHPHGDQSAYDALVRLAQDFSMRYPLIDGQGNFGSRDGDGAAAMRYTEARLTPIAKLLLDEINQGTVDFMKNYDGEFDEPRLLPARLPFVLLNGASGIAVGLATEIPSHNLREVAAAAVAMIRNPKLQHAELMQYIPGPDFPGGGQIISSEAEISAAYESGRGSLKVRARWKIEELARGQWQLVITELPPSTAAQKVLEEIEEQTNPKIKLGKKTLTPEQLQTKQTMLALLDAVRDESGKDAPVRLVFEPKSSRIDQTDFVNTLLAHTSLESNASLNLVMVGGDGRPRQKGLSEILHEWIAFRFATVTRRTRHRLSKVDDRIHILEGRMIVFLNIDEVIRIIRESDEPKVALMAAFGLSDRQAEDILEIRLRQLARLEKIKIEKELAELKDEKARLEELLGSESAMKRLLIKEIEGDAKQYGDERRTLIQQEKRATFEARVVDEPVTVVVSQKGWVRALKGHGLDAAGFTFKAGDGLYAAFPCRTPDTLVAWGSNGRVYSVAVAMLPGGRGDGVPVTSLIELESGSHLMHYYAASADQALLLASSNGFGFIAKVGDMVSRVKAGKSFMTIDAGAQPLAPMPMLPDATHIACLSSNGRLLVFGLDEMKTLSGGGRGVTLMALDDKETLVQALSINNAGVVLIGTRRGGRVDEEKVSGAALAPHIGKRARKGRAPESKMKLESMRPVLAV; from the coding sequence ATGGACGACGATAACACTCTCGACCTTTTCACCGCGCCGCCACCTCCGGAAGGCGACTTTCTCACGCTCGGCAATTACGCGGAACGCGCGTATCTCGACTATGCGGTGAGCGTGGTCAAGGGCCGCGCGCTGCCGGATGTGTGCGACGGCCAGAAGCCGGTTCAGCGCCGCATCCTGTTCGCGATGAACGACATGGGCCTCTCCGACAACGCGAAGCCGGTCAAGTCCGCGCGCGTGGTCGGCGACGTGCTCGGTAAGTATCACCCGCACGGCGACCAGTCCGCGTACGACGCGCTGGTGCGTCTCGCGCAAGACTTCTCGATGCGCTATCCGCTGATCGACGGGCAGGGCAACTTCGGCTCGCGCGACGGCGACGGTGCGGCGGCCATGCGGTACACGGAAGCGCGCCTCACGCCGATCGCGAAACTGCTGCTCGATGAAATCAACCAGGGCACGGTCGATTTCATGAAGAACTACGACGGCGAGTTCGACGAGCCGAGGCTGCTGCCCGCGCGCTTGCCGTTCGTGCTGCTGAACGGCGCGTCCGGCATTGCGGTGGGTCTGGCCACGGAAATTCCGTCGCACAATCTGCGCGAAGTCGCGGCGGCCGCGGTTGCGATGATCCGCAATCCGAAGCTCCAGCACGCGGAATTGATGCAGTACATTCCCGGCCCCGACTTTCCGGGCGGCGGCCAGATCATCTCTAGCGAAGCGGAAATCTCCGCCGCCTACGAATCCGGCCGCGGCAGCCTGAAGGTGCGCGCGCGCTGGAAGATCGAAGAACTCGCGCGCGGCCAGTGGCAACTGGTCATCACCGAACTGCCGCCGAGCACGGCCGCACAGAAGGTGCTTGAGGAAATCGAAGAGCAGACCAATCCGAAGATCAAGCTCGGCAAGAAGACGCTCACGCCCGAACAGCTGCAGACCAAGCAGACCATGCTGGCGCTGCTCGACGCGGTGCGCGACGAGTCCGGCAAGGACGCGCCGGTGCGCCTCGTGTTCGAGCCGAAGTCGAGCCGTATCGATCAGACCGATTTCGTCAACACGTTGCTCGCGCACACGAGCCTCGAATCGAACGCCTCGCTGAATCTGGTGATGGTGGGCGGCGACGGCCGGCCGCGTCAGAAGGGCTTGAGCGAAATCCTGCACGAGTGGATCGCGTTCCGCTTCGCCACGGTGACGCGTCGCACGCGGCATCGCTTGAGCAAGGTCGACGACCGGATTCATATTCTCGAAGGCCGGATGATCGTCTTTTTGAATATCGACGAAGTCATCCGCATCATTCGCGAATCGGACGAACCGAAGGTCGCGTTGATGGCCGCGTTCGGCTTGTCGGATCGTCAGGCCGAAGACATTCTTGAAATCCGGCTGCGTCAACTGGCGCGGCTCGAGAAGATCAAGATCGAGAAGGAACTGGCCGAACTTAAAGACGAGAAGGCCAGGCTGGAAGAACTGCTCGGCAGCGAGTCGGCCATGAAGCGGCTGCTCATCAAGGAAATCGAAGGCGACGCCAAACAGTATGGCGACGAGCGCCGCACGCTTATCCAGCAGGAAAAGCGCGCAACGTTCGAAGCGCGCGTGGTCGACGAACCGGTCACGGTCGTGGTGTCGCAGAAGGGTTGGGTGCGCGCGCTGAAGGGCCACGGGCTCGACGCGGCGGGCTTCACGTTCAAGGCCGGCGACGGGCTCTACGCGGCGTTCCCGTGCCGCACGCCGGACACGCTGGTCGCGTGGGGCAGCAATGGCCGCGTCTATTCGGTGGCGGTCGCCATGCTGCCAGGCGGCCGCGGCGACGGTGTGCCGGTCACGTCGCTGATCGAACTGGAGTCGGGCAGCCATCTGATGCATTACTACGCTGCGTCCGCGGATCAGGCGTTGCTGCTCGCTTCGAGCAACGGCTTTGGCTTCATCGCCAAGGTCGGCGATATGGTGAGCCGCGTGAAGGCCGGCAAGTCGTTCATGACGATCGACGCCGGCGCTCAACCGCTCGCGCCGATGCCGATGCTGCCGGATGCGACGCACATTGCGTGTCTCTCCTCGAACGGGCGTCTGCTGGTGTTCGGCCTCGACGAGATGAAGACACTCTCGGGCGGCGGCCGCGGCGTCACGCTGATGGCGCTCGACGACAAGGAAACGCTGGTGCAGGCGCTCTCGATCAACAACGCGGGTGTGGTGTTGATCGGCACGCGCCGCGGCGGCCGTGTGGACGAAGAAAAGGTCAGCGGCGCCGCGCTCGCGCCGCATATCGGCAAGCGGGCGCGCAAGGGGCGCGCGCCTGAGAGCAAGATGAAGCTCGAAAGCATGCGTCCGGTGCTGGCCGTTTAA
- a CDS encoding DNA topoisomerase IV subunit B, with translation MSTKKPNAAYSEASIKVLKGLEPVKQRPGMYTRTENPLHIIQEVIDNASDEALGGHGRQITVTLHADHSVSVEDDGRGIPFGLHPEEGVPVVEIVFTRLHAGGKFDKAAGGAYTFSGGLHGVGVSVTNALSTRLDVTVWREGKVAELSFANGDVARELEVRPATKGDKKSGTRVTAWANPKYFDSPNLPLGELQRLLRSKAVLLPGVEVTLINEKTGERQSWKYEDGLRGYLLEGMNGSDLLIPLFEGERYVENSRASEETFAEGEGASWVVAWSEEGTLMRESYVNLIPTPAGGTHESGLRDGLFQAVKSFVELHNLQPKGVKLLAEDVFARVSFVLSAKVLDPQFQGQIKERLNSRDAVKLVSSFARPALELWLNQHVELGKKLADLVIKQAQARTRAGQKVEKRKSSGVAVLPGKLTDCESTEIGRNELFLVEGDSAGGSAKMGRDKEYQAILPLRGKVLNTWETERDRLFANNEVHDISVAIGVDPHSPDDKVDLSNLRYGKICILSDADVDGSHIQVLLLTLFFKHFPQLIERGHVCVARPPLFRVDAPARGKKPAQKLYALDEGELEAILDKLRKDGVRDTQWSISRFKGLGEMSAEQLWDTTMNPDTRRLTPVALGELDYDATVARMTMLMGKGEAASRRSWLEEKGNEVEADI, from the coding sequence ATGTCTACGAAAAAGCCAAACGCCGCGTATAGCGAAGCGTCGATCAAGGTGTTGAAGGGTCTGGAGCCGGTCAAGCAACGGCCCGGCATGTACACCCGCACCGAGAATCCGCTGCACATCATTCAGGAAGTCATCGACAACGCGTCGGACGAGGCCCTCGGCGGTCACGGCCGGCAAATCACGGTCACGCTGCACGCGGACCATTCGGTCTCGGTGGAAGACGACGGCCGCGGCATCCCGTTCGGCCTGCATCCGGAAGAAGGCGTGCCGGTCGTCGAAATCGTTTTCACGCGCCTGCACGCGGGCGGCAAGTTCGATAAAGCCGCCGGCGGCGCGTACACGTTCTCGGGCGGCCTGCACGGCGTCGGCGTGTCGGTCACCAACGCGCTGTCCACGCGCCTCGACGTCACTGTGTGGCGCGAGGGCAAGGTCGCCGAGCTGAGTTTCGCCAATGGCGACGTCGCCAGGGAACTCGAAGTGCGCCCCGCCACGAAAGGCGACAAGAAGTCCGGTACGCGCGTCACCGCGTGGGCCAATCCGAAGTACTTCGATTCGCCGAACCTGCCGCTCGGCGAATTGCAGCGTCTGCTGCGCTCGAAAGCGGTGCTGTTGCCGGGCGTGGAAGTCACGCTGATCAACGAGAAAACCGGCGAACGGCAAAGCTGGAAATATGAAGACGGCCTGCGTGGCTATCTGCTCGAAGGCATGAACGGCAGCGATCTGCTGATTCCGCTGTTCGAGGGCGAGCGCTACGTCGAAAACTCGCGCGCGAGCGAAGAGACCTTCGCGGAAGGCGAGGGCGCCTCGTGGGTGGTTGCGTGGAGCGAGGAAGGCACGCTCATGCGCGAGTCGTACGTGAACCTGATTCCGACGCCCGCGGGCGGCACGCACGAATCCGGTTTGCGCGACGGGCTGTTCCAGGCGGTGAAGAGTTTTGTCGAATTGCATAACCTGCAGCCGAAGGGCGTCAAGTTGCTCGCTGAAGACGTGTTCGCGCGCGTGTCTTTCGTGCTGTCGGCCAAGGTGCTCGATCCGCAATTCCAAGGGCAGATCAAGGAACGCCTGAATAGCCGCGACGCGGTCAAACTGGTGTCGTCGTTCGCGCGTCCTGCGCTGGAGTTGTGGCTGAATCAGCACGTCGAGCTCGGCAAGAAACTCGCTGACCTCGTCATCAAGCAGGCGCAGGCGCGCACGCGTGCGGGGCAGAAGGTCGAGAAGCGCAAGAGCTCCGGCGTGGCCGTGTTGCCGGGCAAGCTGACCGATTGCGAATCGACGGAAATCGGCCGCAATGAACTGTTCCTCGTGGAGGGTGACTCGGCGGGCGGCTCCGCGAAGATGGGCCGCGACAAGGAATATCAGGCCATCCTGCCGCTGCGCGGCAAGGTGCTGAACACGTGGGAAACCGAGCGTGACCGGCTGTTCGCCAATAACGAAGTGCACGACATTTCGGTGGCGATCGGCGTCGATCCGCATAGCCCGGACGACAAGGTCGATCTGTCGAATCTGCGCTACGGCAAGATCTGCATTCTGTCGGACGCGGACGTCGACGGCTCGCACATTCAGGTGCTGCTGCTTACGCTGTTCTTCAAGCATTTCCCGCAGCTGATCGAACGCGGCCACGTGTGCGTGGCGCGACCGCCGCTGTTCCGGGTCGACGCACCCGCGCGCGGCAAGAAGCCGGCGCAGAAGCTGTATGCGCTCGACGAAGGCGAACTCGAAGCGATTCTCGACAAGCTGCGCAAAGACGGGGTGCGCGACACGCAGTGGTCGATCAGCCGCTTCAAGGGCTTGGGCGAAATGAGCGCGGAGCAGTTGTGGGATACCACGATGAACCCCGACACGCGGCGCCTGACCCCAGTGGCGCTCGGCGAGCTCGACTACGACGCCACGGTGGCGCGTATGACGATGCTGATGGGCAAGGGGGAAGCGGCGTCGCGGCGCAGCTGGCTGGAAGAAAAGGGCAACGAAGTGGAAGCGGATATCTGA
- a CDS encoding ATP-binding cassette domain-containing protein — MSLYTITGAQLAFGHVALLDHADFSLEAGERVGLIGRNGAGKSSLLKIVADLTRPDDGLVTRQQNLTTVYVPQEPEFDTDDTVFDAVAAGLTHARALLDEYDAVANQLADEPEGAEHDALMARMNTLQSALDHSDAWNWSTRVATTLQQIGLNGEARVGSLSGGMQKRVALARALVVQPDVLLLDEPTNHLDFDGIRWLEDLLVSLRAGLLFITHDRAFLDRVATRIVELDRGRLLSYPGNFSAYQTRKAQQLEVEQVEAAKFDKLLAQEEVWIRKGVEARRTRSVGRIARLVEMRNQRAERRNVQGNVKLDVGQGEKSGKIVAELTDVTKRYGSRTVVDNFTATVMRGDKIGFVGPNGAGKTTLLKLILGELAPDEGTVRIGTNLQVAYFDQMRAQLDLENSLADTISPGSEWVEVNGQKKHVMSYLGDFLFAPERARSPVKSLSGGERNRLLLARLFARPANVLVLDEPTNDLDIPTLELLEELLTEYDGTVLLVSHDRAFLDNVATSVIASEGGGKWREYVGGFTDWQIQRDRSQQMALDAQKEAGKEAGKDAAPGKDSSAGRNTQRAAKLSFKEQRELEALPGKIAALEAEQKTIGAQLADGSVFAKDAQEGTRLTERYAAIDEELLIALERWDELENRRK, encoded by the coding sequence CTGACCACGGTTTACGTGCCGCAGGAGCCGGAGTTCGATACGGACGACACGGTGTTCGACGCGGTCGCCGCCGGCCTCACGCACGCTCGCGCGTTGCTGGACGAATACGACGCGGTCGCCAACCAGCTTGCCGACGAGCCGGAAGGCGCGGAGCACGACGCGCTGATGGCGCGCATGAACACGCTGCAATCGGCGCTGGACCATTCGGACGCCTGGAACTGGAGCACGCGCGTCGCAACCACGTTGCAGCAGATCGGTCTGAACGGCGAGGCGCGGGTGGGCTCGCTGTCGGGCGGCATGCAAAAGCGCGTCGCGCTGGCGCGCGCGCTGGTCGTGCAGCCCGACGTGCTGCTGCTCGACGAGCCGACCAACCACCTCGACTTCGACGGCATCCGCTGGCTCGAAGACCTGCTGGTTTCACTGCGCGCGGGCCTGCTCTTCATTACCCACGACCGGGCGTTTCTCGATCGCGTCGCCACGCGCATCGTCGAACTGGATCGCGGGCGTTTGCTGTCGTATCCGGGCAATTTCTCGGCTTACCAGACGCGCAAGGCGCAGCAGCTCGAAGTCGAGCAGGTGGAAGCGGCCAAGTTCGACAAGCTGCTCGCGCAGGAAGAAGTGTGGATTCGCAAGGGCGTCGAGGCGCGCCGCACGCGCAGCGTCGGCCGGATCGCGCGGCTCGTGGAAATGCGCAACCAGCGCGCGGAACGCCGCAACGTGCAGGGCAACGTCAAGCTCGACGTCGGCCAGGGCGAGAAGTCAGGCAAGATCGTCGCCGAATTGACCGACGTCACCAAACGCTACGGTTCGCGCACGGTGGTCGACAACTTCACGGCCACCGTCATGCGCGGCGACAAGATCGGCTTTGTCGGCCCGAACGGCGCGGGCAAAACCACACTGCTCAAGCTGATTCTCGGTGAATTGGCGCCGGACGAAGGCACGGTGCGTATTGGCACGAACCTGCAGGTCGCGTATTTCGACCAGATGCGCGCGCAGCTCGATCTGGAAAACAGCCTCGCCGACACCATCAGCCCGGGCAGCGAGTGGGTCGAAGTCAACGGCCAGAAGAAGCATGTCATGAGTTACCTCGGCGACTTCCTGTTCGCGCCGGAACGCGCGCGTTCGCCGGTCAAGTCGCTGTCGGGCGGCGAGCGTAACCGTCTGCTGCTCGCGCGCCTGTTCGCGCGCCCGGCCAACGTGCTGGTGCTGGACGAGCCGACCAACGACCTCGATATTCCCACGCTCGAACTGCTCGAAGAACTGCTCACGGAATACGACGGCACGGTGCTGCTGGTCAGCCACGATCGCGCGTTCCTGGACAACGTCGCGACGTCGGTGATCGCGTCGGAGGGGGGCGGCAAGTGGCGCGAGTACGTCGGCGGCTTTACCGACTGGCAGATCCAGCGCGACCGCTCGCAGCAGATGGCGCTGGACGCGCAGAAAGAAGCCGGCAAGGAAGCGGGCAAAGACGCGGCGCCGGGCAAAGACAGTTCCGCGGGCCGCAATACGCAACGCGCCGCGAAGCTGTCGTTCAAGGAGCAGCGCGAACTGGAGGCGCTGCCGGGGAAGATCGCCGCGCTCGAAGCGGAGCAGAAAACGATCGGCGCGCAACTCGCAGACGGCTCCGTGTTCGCCAAAGACGCGCAGGAAGGCACGCGCCTGACCGAACGCTACGCCGCGATCGACGAGGAACTGCTGATCGCGCTCGAGCGCTGGGACGAGCTGGAAAACCGCCGCAAGTGA
- a CDS encoding CopD family protein: protein MNKAIELALFLHLLAVAVWVGGMVFAHFCLRPAIADLSPQLRLPLWESVFSRFFNWVAAAVLVILLTGGFLLMQFGGGHATWPLHAMAGLGIVMMLIFGHIRFAVFPRIRRAVQAQKWPDGARAVGTIRRLVLINIVLGVVTIGVAVLSRGF, encoded by the coding sequence ATGAACAAGGCTATCGAACTCGCACTCTTTCTGCATCTGCTCGCGGTTGCGGTGTGGGTAGGTGGAATGGTGTTCGCCCATTTCTGTCTGCGTCCGGCAATTGCCGATCTATCGCCTCAATTACGCCTGCCGCTGTGGGAATCGGTGTTCAGCCGCTTCTTCAATTGGGTCGCCGCCGCCGTGCTGGTGATTCTCCTCACCGGCGGATTCCTGCTGATGCAATTCGGCGGCGGCCACGCCACCTGGCCGCTGCATGCAATGGCGGGCCTCGGCATTGTGATGATGCTGATCTTCGGGCACATCCGCTTTGCGGTTTTTCCGCGCATCCGTCGTGCGGTGCAGGCGCAAAAATGGCCGGATGGCGCGCGCGCCGTCGGCACGATCCGTCGTCTGGTGTTGATCAATATCGTGCTCGGCGTGGTGACGATCGGCGTCGCGGTGCTGTCGCGCGGCTTCTGA
- a CDS encoding chromate transporter has product MQTITSQDASRRGEREPLWTLFRVVFGLSALSWGGLALMAQLENHYVERKGRLSRVAFSDLIALAWMVPGPVGCNVAVQLGHSLRGRAGAWIAGIASVLPFFMLMTLFAIFYRTPLVRAAASQTLLNHFSVVLATLIAITWYKQTRALVRGKLEWIATVLGCVALFYARSPAAYVVMLGAAFGTGWLVSPVRSTPVVVSFARGDWQMLSALCALLVLFALPLPHRYDLALLWPRLAGAGMTLFGGGFSALPVLKTLFVTPAIGVSDNDFTLAFSLSPLSPGPLLNVVPFFGYLVDGWAGALIATLALFVPSGCLVVLAQRHLHQLKANPRFEHGMRILRAVTTAFLAVAVLRIAAHVPFSPVYLMTALFSAMCFAKLKVPVYVVYGTVAVVCGLWFAYGALI; this is encoded by the coding sequence ATGCAGACGATCACGAGCCAGGATGCTTCCAGACGAGGTGAACGCGAACCGCTATGGACGCTGTTCCGGGTCGTGTTCGGCCTGTCCGCGTTGTCATGGGGCGGACTCGCTCTCATGGCGCAACTTGAAAACCATTATGTCGAACGCAAAGGCCGTCTCTCGCGCGTCGCGTTCTCCGATCTGATCGCGCTGGCGTGGATGGTGCCCGGTCCGGTGGGCTGCAACGTCGCCGTGCAACTCGGGCACTCGTTGCGCGGACGCGCCGGCGCCTGGATCGCGGGCATTGCGAGCGTACTGCCCTTTTTCATGCTGATGACGCTGTTCGCGATCTTCTACCGCACGCCGCTCGTGCGCGCCGCCGCTTCGCAAACCTTGCTCAATCACTTCAGCGTCGTGCTGGCCACGCTCATCGCCATCACCTGGTACAAACAGACGCGCGCGCTGGTGCGCGGCAAGCTCGAATGGATTGCGACGGTGCTCGGTTGTGTCGCGCTCTTCTATGCGCGCAGTCCGGCCGCTTATGTGGTCATGCTCGGGGCGGCCTTCGGCACCGGCTGGCTGGTGAGCCCGGTGCGCAGCACGCCCGTTGTCGTGTCGTTCGCGCGCGGCGACTGGCAGATGCTGAGCGCCTTGTGCGCATTGCTGGTGTTGTTCGCGCTGCCGCTGCCGCATCGCTACGACCTGGCGCTGTTGTGGCCACGGCTCGCCGGTGCCGGCATGACGTTGTTCGGCGGCGGCTTCTCGGCGTTGCCGGTGCTCAAGACGCTGTTCGTCACGCCGGCGATCGGCGTCTCCGATAACGACTTCACCCTGGCGTTTTCGCTCTCGCCGTTGTCGCCCGGACCGCTGTTGAACGTGGTGCCGTTCTTCGGCTATCTGGTGGACGGCTGGGCGGGCGCGCTGATTGCCACGCTCGCGCTATTCGTGCCGTCGGGCTGCCTCGTCGTGCTCGCGCAACGGCATCTGCATCAGTTGAAGGCCAATCCGCGATTCGAGCATGGCATGCGGATCCTGCGCGCCGTCACTACCGCGTTTCTCGCGGTGGCCGTGCTTCGGATTGCCGCGCATGTGCCGTTCAGCCCGGTCTATCTGATGACCGCGCTGTTCTCCGCCATGTGCTTCGCCAAGCTGAAGGTGCCCGTGTACGTGGTGTACGGGACGGTGGCGGTGGTGTGCGGGTTGTGGTTCGCGTACGGCGCGCTGATCTAG